tctctaaaaaacaCAAGCCTACTCCACTGCTTTCTCCGATGCACTTGTCTTCTTCACATCCAACATCACTGCCCATGTTATTGTACAGATCTCTCATTTCCTCTGTGTGGTCCTCCTCTTTATATCTCTAGACTCTCTTATCACTTTCTTCATGTCTTCATACCTTATATCCGACTTTAgtccttcttccttttcttcttcctacTCTGTTAATGCTTCTTCTTGTTAAGCCTAGCTATTATCTTTCGTTTCAGGAAAACTTGTTTCTATCGTATCTTTTTGGATATATATTTCGATCTCCAGCCATATTATATTTTTCCGGCTCGTACTTTGAAACAAACTTAGCGACGAAACTGTAGGGATGTCTAGCAGAAGGTCGACGCAGTCGGGGACTTCGAGGATCACAGATGACCAAATCATCGAGCTCGTTTCCAAGTTACGCCAACTTGTTCCTGAGATTCGCAATAGGCGCTCTGACAAGGTgctttaactctctctctctctctctctctctctctctctctctctcggtctGGAATTCCGTAGACCCAACTGAGCGCAGAAAGCTAGTGTGCAAATGTAACACTGTAACAGGCTATGAGTCACATGTAAACACTGCCATAATATAATAGGATTCTTGTGGATAGATCCAAATTTGACCCGGGTTTTATATTTCAACACAAAACATATTCATGGTTGTTGACGTCCTCATTGACCCGTGCTTAACAGTgatcttttaatttgtttgaaccGACGGTGCGCCTATGATCTGTAGTTAGTACAGAAGTTGGAGCTAGAAATATAGTATACTGCTAAATTCAGTTTATTTGTTTGCCTGTATGGCCTAAACCATATGTATACAGTAAATGAAGATTGCAAAAGATATATATCGTATCTTGATCAAGAAAGTGGTCGCTGATTTGGGTTTGACTTTCTTGTGCAGGTACCTGCGTCTAAGGTTCTACAAGAGACCTGCAACTACATCAGAAGCTTGCACAGAGAGGTGGATGACCTGAGCGAGCGACTGTCCCAGCTTTTGGCTACAATTGATGCTGACAGCGCCGAGGCTTCGATAATAAGGAGTTTAATTGCGCAATGAAAACTCATTTCCtatgctctatatatatatatagctgtgcTTTTATCTAGGTTTTGGTCACTAGATCAAACAGTGCATGGTTAGTGTATTTCAGATTTCCAGCGTGAATATTAGCCGCTGTAATTAGTATAAAAGGACTTGCACTAGCAATGCATGCCTCTTTTACATGCAAGTACTAGTACTTGCTcatgtactttttttttcttcggaTTCCAGTTCTTTAAGTTATGACTTGCATTTATAATCTTAATGATATGCTAAAAGGTTGACATCATGATGATCGGCACTAGGGTATATATATGGCTTACTTTAATTGAATGCAAAACAAGGCTTATAATTTCTTAATGGTCACAATTGGCAAATATGGTACTACTGTTGATTAAACTTAGCTTTTGCTGGTAACATCAGGATGCTCAATGAGTTGCACAACGTCACGATCGAGCAGAGT
This is a stretch of genomic DNA from Carya illinoinensis cultivar Pawnee chromosome 3, C.illinoinensisPawnee_v1, whole genome shotgun sequence. It encodes these proteins:
- the LOC122305555 gene encoding transcription factor PRE6-like, whose amino-acid sequence is MSSRRSTQSGTSRITDDQIIELVSKLRQLVPEIRNRRSDKVPASKVLQETCNYIRSLHREVDDLSERLSQLLATIDADSAEASIIRSLIAQ